One part of the Solanum dulcamara chromosome 3, daSolDulc1.2, whole genome shotgun sequence genome encodes these proteins:
- the LOC129883015 gene encoding uncharacterized protein LOC129883015: MEGAEKISTSEANNICMTPREMDGFQIRPVALLESGEGLPYAPENWPNPGDIWTWKVGRRVKASGYFQDRYLIAPPRLQETPRKKMWFLSKLSLKTYLKTNYPEADTNAFFSSFVWDVPADFNAFFTSPEGKAEPMPLSQSPIPGKAHQTGLSAKSGKARKTGQSANSGKVRKTGGGGGTSSLKRKSDLKQQGRYLWKKVHSNITNTEVSNALLIKEESMENNEAPNKVHSSLFESPVSDDNATITPLACHQELATPLKESPLAVTPEDFDNYISSLDDILLLPIHGSPSIISGSCGEKEMTGARKKLVNLLHIGFPALFTSDKLTEVATLALELQNEPNLSDRELSMLKLIQEIPLASNDFLEAKRVTKQADKFFADLEAKVTRVSTLRDDYNASKKEIALLEVEDMSTSSAIQEIDEKIAILQSRRAALAKVANRTNKKIAEAKSKQRMVMGHLPKIVDEIQVANSESSEWKLKKQESEEKEVEILTKFAPLKGFSI; the protein is encoded by the exons TGGAAGGTGCTGAGAAGATTAGCACTTCAGAGGCAAATAATATCTGCATGACTCCAAGAGAAATGGATGGTTTTCAAATCAGGCCTGTTGCATTGCTGGAGTCAGGAGAAGGCTTACCTTACGCTCCTGAAAATTGGCCAAATCCAGGTGATATTTGGACTTGGAAAGTTGGGAGAAGAGTCAAAGCTTCAGGATACTTTCAAGATAGGTACTTGATTGCTCCACCAAGGCTTCAAGAAACCCCAAGAAAGAAAATGTGGTTTTTGAGTAAGCTATCTCTTAAAACTTATCTCAAAACAAACTACCCTGAAGCTGATACCAATGCATTTTTCTCGTCATTTGTTTGGGACGTTCCAGCTGATTTCAATGCTTTTTTCACGTCGCCTGAGGGCAAAG CGGAACCTATGCCTCTTTCTCAATCACCTATTCCTGGAAAGGCCCATCAAACTGGCCTATCAGCTAAGTCTGGAAAGGCCCGTAAAACTGGCCAATCCGCTAATTCTGGAAAGGTCCGTAAAACTGGTGGTGGAGGAGGAACTTCTTCACTGAAAAGGAAGTCTGATCTGAAGCAGCAAGGAAGGTATTTATGGAAGAAAGTTCATTCTAACATCACTAATACCGAAGTTTCCAATGCACTCCTAATTAAGGAAGAGAGCATGGAAAACAATGAAGCACCAAATAAAGTGCATAGTTCTTTGTTTGAGAGTCCAGTGTCTGATGACAATGCAACCATTACTCCTTTAGCCTGCCACCAGGAACTAGCAACTCCTCTCAAGGAATCTCCTCTTGCAGTAACTCCAGAGGATTTCGATAACTACATTAGTTCACTTGATGACATTCTACTTTTGCCTATTCACGGAAGTCCAAGCATTATCTCTGGCTCTTGCGGAGAAAAAGAAATGACTGGAGCTCGAAAGAAACTTGTTAACCTCCTACATATTGGTTTTCCTGCTTTATTTACCTCTGACAAACTTACCGAAGTTGCAACCTTGGCTTTGGAGCTGCAGAATGAACCTAACCTCAGTGATAGAGAGCTTTCAATGCTGAAGCTAATCCAAGAAATCCCACTAGCCAGCAATGATTTCCTAGAAGCTAAGCGAGTAACTAAACAAGCTGACAAATTCTTTGCTGACCTCGAGGCTAAAGTGACTCGTGTTTCTACGCTAAGGGATGATTACAATGCCTCAAAGAAAGAAATAGCTCTACTTGAGGTTGAAGATATGTCTACTTCCTCAGCTATACAGGAAATTGATGAAAAGATCGCCATCTTGCAATCACGCCGAGCTGCATTAGCCAAGGTTGCCAACAGAACCAACAAGAAGATAGCTGAAGCGAAATCAAAACAAAGAATGGTGATGGGCCATCTTCCAAAGATAGTA